The Budorcas taxicolor isolate Tak-1 chromosome 5, Takin1.1, whole genome shotgun sequence genome includes a window with the following:
- the ASIC1 gene encoding acid-sensing ion channel 1, with the protein MELKAEEEEVGGLQPVSIQAFASSSTLHGLAHIFSYERLSLKRALWALCFLGSLAVLLCVCTERVQYYFHYHHVTKLDEVAASQLTFPAVTLCNLNEFRFSQVSKNDLYHAGELLALLNNRYEIPDTQMADEKQLEILQDKANFRSFKPKPFNMREFYDRAGHDIRDMLLSCHFRGEVCSAEDFKVVFTRYGKCYTFNSGRDGRPRLKTMKGGTGNGLEIMLDIQQDEYLPVWGETDETSFEAGIKVQIHSQDEPPFIDQLGFGVAPGFQTFVACQEQRLIYLPPPWGTCKAVTMDLDFFDSYSITACRIDCETRYLVENCNCRMVHMPGDAPYCTPEQYKECADPALDFLVEKDQEYCVCEMPCNLTRYGKELSMVKIPSKASAKYLAKKFNKSEQYIGENILVLDIFFEVLNYETIEQKKAYEIAGLLGDIGGQMGLFIGASILTVLELFDYAYEVIKHKLCRRGKCQKEAKRSSADKGVALSLDDVKRHNPCESLRGHPAGMTYAANILPHHPARGTFEDFTC; encoded by the exons ATGGAACTGaaggctgaggaggaggaggtgggtggCCTCCAGCCGGTGAGCATCCAGGCCTTCGCCAGCAGCTCCACCCTGCACGGCCTGGCCCACATCTTCTCCTACGAGCGGCTGTCTCTGAAGCGGGCGCTCTGGGCCCTCTGCTTCCTGGGCTCCCTGGCTgtgctgctgtgtgtgtgcaccgAGCGTGTGCAGTACTACTTCCACTACCACCACGTCACCAAGCTCGACGAGGTGGCTGCCTCCCAGCTCACCTTCCCTGCCGTCACGCTGTGCAACCTCAACGAGTTCCGCTTTAGCCAAGTCTCCAAGAATGACCTGTACCACGCCGGGGAGCTGCTGGCCCTGCTCAACAACAG GTATGAGATACCAGACACGCAGATGGCAGATGAAAAGCAGCTGGAGATACTGCAGGACAAGGCCAACTTTCGCAGCTTCAAGCCCAAGCCCTTCAACATGCGCGAGTTTTATGACCGCGCAGGGCACGACATCCGAGACATGCTGCTTTCCTGCCACTTCCGGGGGGAGGTCTGCAGCGCTGAGGACTTCAAGGTG GTCTTCACGCGGTATGGAAAGTGCTACACGTTCAACTCTGGCCGAGATGGGCGCCCACGGCTGAAGACCATGAAGGGCGGGACGGGCAATGGGCTGGAGATCATGCTGGACATTCAGCAGGACGAGTACCTGCCCGTGTGGGGGGAAACCG ATGAGACGTCCTTCGAAGCGGGGATCAAAGTGCAGATCCACAGTCAGGATGAACCTCCCTTCATCGACCAGCTGGGCTTCGGCGTAGCCCCAGGGTTCCAGACCTTTGTGGCCTGCCAAGAGCAGCGG CTCATCTACCTGCCCCCGCCCTGGGGCACCTGCAAAGCTGTTACCATGGACTTGGATTTCTTCGACTCCTACAGCATTACCGCCTGCCGCATCGACTGTGAGACGCGCTACCTGGTGGAGAACTGTAACTGCCGCATGGTGCACATGCCAG gggacgCCCCATACTGCACTCCAGAGCAGTACAAGGAGTGTGCAGATCCTGCTCTGG ACTTCCTGGTGGAGAAGGACCAGGAGTACTGTGTGTGTGAAATGCCCTGCAACCTGACCCGCTATGGCAAGGAGCTGTCCATGGTCAAGATCCCCAGCAAAGCATCAGCCAAATACTTGGCCAAGAAGTTCAACAAGTCTGAGCAGTACATAGG GGAGAACATCCTGGTGCTGGACATTTTCTTTGAAGTCCTCAACTATGAGACCATTGAGCAGAAGAAGGCCTATGAGATTGCAGGGCTCCTGG GTGACATTGGAGGCCAAATGGGGCTGTTCATCGGGGCCAGCATCCTCACGGTGCTGGAACTCTTTGACTACGCCTATGag GTCATAAAACACAAGCTGTGCAGAAGAGGGAAGTGCCAGAAGGAGGCCAAACGGAGCAGCGCGGACAAGGGCGTGGCCCTCAGCCTGGATGACGTCAAAAGACAC AACCCGTGCGAGAGCCTCCGGGGCCATCCTGCCGGGATGACGTATGCGGCCAACATCCTACCTCACCATCCGGCCCGAGGCACTTTTGAGgactttacctgctga